One part of the Planctomycetia bacterium genome encodes these proteins:
- a CDS encoding carboxypeptidase M32 produces MGVSLLSPATPTATEPPPVPEIEEEPLPAAPDTTDAAFPAYEELTRHVRQTSLLGSIEAVLGWDERCMMPAAGTDQRAEQITLLSGIIHERLTDPRVGDWLEQLKDSPLGADPYSEAGATLRQIRRQYEKRTKLPKTLVEELAHTAVVGQHTWQEARKNDDFASFAPLLEKMVHLKRQQAEALGYAEVPYDALLDEFEQGELTSRLTKILGALRDELVPLVAQVRESGRAPDIGLLERSYPVDLQRSFGRSAAQKVGFDFHRGRLDVTAHPFCTGLGPNDCRITTRYDENFFNGGFFGILHEAGHGIYDQGLRADQYGLPLGEAVSMGIHESQSRMWEIMVGRGLPFWKYLYGSARQTFKTALAGVPLGRFYGAINDVRPSLIRVEADEFTYNLHILIRFELEQALISGDLQVVDLPSAWNEKYRDYLGIQVPSNADGVLQDIHWSAGLFGYFPTYSLGNLYAAQFYEQADKDLGGLDAQFERGDFQHLGKWLKTKIHTHGQRYTAAELAERITGKPLSHEPLLKHLRSKYDLLYNPASPSIDEWDVPDGGLLTSTDDEPAGGVAMDDVGDVGGYGLARDSGFDGMSVGPGTASLSGASVGAGSMGGSYSTTMPRRKKASMLGTVMVLGGIVVGGVLGIALGLWILLYLKGPQGDILKVRDKLPEWIVPEWKEPSGASNPMFDRSRSEAPKA; encoded by the coding sequence ATGGGCGTGTCGCTCTTAAGCCCTGCGACTCCGACCGCAACCGAGCCGCCGCCGGTTCCCGAGATCGAAGAAGAGCCGCTCCCTGCAGCGCCCGACACGACCGATGCCGCCTTCCCCGCTTATGAAGAGCTCACGCGCCACGTTCGGCAAACGTCCCTCCTTGGCTCGATCGAAGCGGTGCTCGGCTGGGACGAACGCTGCATGATGCCCGCGGCCGGTACCGACCAACGGGCCGAACAAATCACGCTCCTCTCCGGCATTATTCACGAGCGGCTCACCGATCCGCGCGTCGGCGACTGGCTCGAGCAACTGAAAGACAGCCCTTTAGGGGCCGATCCGTATAGCGAAGCCGGCGCGACGCTCCGTCAGATCCGTCGCCAATATGAAAAGCGGACGAAGCTGCCGAAGACGCTCGTCGAAGAACTCGCGCACACCGCGGTCGTGGGCCAGCATACTTGGCAAGAGGCACGTAAGAACGACGACTTCGCTTCGTTTGCGCCCCTCTTGGAAAAGATGGTGCATCTGAAGCGCCAACAAGCCGAAGCGCTCGGCTATGCCGAAGTTCCATACGACGCGCTGCTCGACGAGTTCGAGCAAGGCGAGCTGACCTCACGGTTGACGAAGATCCTCGGCGCGCTGCGCGACGAATTGGTGCCGCTCGTGGCCCAGGTGCGCGAGAGCGGTCGGGCTCCCGATATCGGCCTGCTCGAACGGAGCTATCCCGTCGATCTCCAACGCTCGTTCGGCCGGAGCGCCGCGCAGAAAGTCGGCTTCGATTTCCATCGCGGCCGGCTCGACGTTACCGCGCACCCGTTCTGCACGGGCCTCGGCCCGAACGATTGCCGCATCACGACCCGCTACGACGAAAACTTCTTCAACGGCGGCTTCTTCGGTATTCTGCATGAAGCCGGCCACGGAATCTACGACCAAGGCCTGCGCGCCGATCAATACGGCCTCCCGCTCGGCGAAGCGGTTTCGATGGGCATCCATGAGTCGCAGTCTCGCATGTGGGAGATCATGGTCGGCCGGGGCTTGCCGTTCTGGAAATACCTTTACGGCTCCGCGCGACAAACCTTCAAGACCGCCTTGGCCGGCGTGCCGCTCGGTCGCTTCTACGGCGCGATCAACGACGTTCGCCCTTCACTCATTCGAGTCGAGGCCGATGAGTTCACGTACAACTTGCACATCTTGATTCGCTTCGAGCTCGAGCAAGCGCTCATCTCCGGCGATCTTCAAGTCGTCGACTTGCCGAGCGCTTGGAACGAAAAATATCGCGACTATCTCGGCATCCAAGTCCCGTCGAACGCTGACGGCGTGCTGCAAGACATCCATTGGAGCGCAGGGCTGTTCGGCTACTTCCCGACCTACTCGCTCGGCAATCTCTACGCGGCGCAATTCTACGAACAAGCCGACAAAGACCTCGGCGGACTCGACGCGCAGTTCGAGCGCGGCGACTTCCAACATCTCGGCAAGTGGCTCAAGACGAAGATCCACACGCACGGCCAGCGTTATACGGCCGCCGAGCTCGCCGAGCGCATCACCGGCAAGCCGCTCTCGCATGAGCCGCTGCTGAAGCACTTGCGCTCCAAGTACGACTTGCTCTACAATCCCGCTTCCCCCTCGATCGACGAATGGGACGTTCCGGACGGCGGCCTGCTGACTTCGACCGACGACGAGCCCGCCGGCGGGGTCGCGATGGACGACGTCGGCGATGTCGGCGGCTACGGTCTCGCCCGCGATTCCGGCTTCGACGGCATGAGCGTCGGCCCCGGCACCGCTTCGCTTTCCGGTGCGTCGGTCGGCGCGGGAAGCATGGGTGGAAGTTATTCCACGACTATGCCGCGGCGGAAGAAAGCCTCGATGCTCGGCACAGTCATGGTGCTCGGCGGCATCGTAGTCGGCGGCGTGCTAGGAATCGCGCTCGGCTTGTGGATTCTGCTTTACTTGAAAGGCCCGCAAGGAGACATTCTCAAGGTTCGCGACAAGCTTCCGGAGTGGATCGTGCCGGAATGGAAAGAGCCGAGCGGCGCCTCGAATCCGATGTTCGATCGCTCCCGATCGGAAGCTCCCAAGGCATAA
- a CDS encoding amidase has translation MLLDDSPPSPSRRTETSDLTTLSAVELVRAQRAGRLSAEQILDAYLSRIQEFNGSRNAIICPLYDEARETARRLDADRAQGISLGPLAGVPITIKESFEILGTASTIGMARRKNRLATSEGPVVRQLREAGAVIVGKTNVPQMMLSNDTDNRVYGRTPHPFREDRGPGGSSGGEASAVASRFSALGLGSDLLGSIRQPAHACGVHGFKPTMPRYSMMGGVNALGGLEAIMVQPGPLGRHVGDLIAFLEVLSNVDPATHHDVHHHGGDPFAVPAVWRDPRQVEIRGLRVGVWDDDPVFTPSPGIRRVVREAAEALARLGAEIVPFVPAETENVLRLCLALISASGNRNVRRLLDGERPIPNVARTLRVWGMPGWQRKMVSGYYDAIGETWRAKLVRWCRAGSASDYWDLVQERKEYVRRATLDLNQRKIDVVLAPPNGLPALLHDTTSEAIPAGVFAYFPNLLGLPSGTVAASRIRAGEESTRTDARESLGATARRIELGSAGLPIGVQVAARLWRDDVCLAVMEALERHFAAQPDYPLAVNSR, from the coding sequence ATGCTGCTCGACGACTCTCCCCCTTCACCGTCGCGACGCACCGAAACATCGGATCTGACGACGCTTTCCGCGGTCGAGCTGGTCCGCGCGCAACGCGCCGGCCGGCTCTCGGCCGAGCAAATTCTCGACGCGTATCTAAGCCGTATTCAAGAGTTCAACGGCAGCCGCAACGCGATCATCTGCCCGCTCTACGACGAGGCACGCGAAACGGCGCGCCGGCTCGATGCCGACCGCGCGCAAGGAATTTCGCTCGGCCCTTTGGCCGGCGTGCCGATCACGATCAAAGAGTCGTTCGAGATCCTCGGCACCGCTTCGACCATCGGCATGGCGCGGCGCAAGAATCGCCTCGCGACTTCCGAAGGCCCGGTCGTGCGGCAGCTGCGCGAAGCCGGCGCCGTGATCGTCGGCAAGACGAACGTGCCGCAAATGATGCTGAGCAACGACACCGACAACCGCGTGTACGGTCGCACGCCGCATCCTTTTCGCGAAGACCGCGGGCCGGGCGGCAGCAGCGGCGGCGAAGCTTCGGCCGTCGCGTCGCGATTCTCCGCGCTCGGTCTCGGCAGCGACCTGCTCGGCAGCATCCGTCAGCCGGCGCATGCGTGCGGCGTACATGGCTTCAAGCCGACGATGCCGCGCTACTCGATGATGGGAGGCGTGAATGCGCTCGGCGGTCTGGAAGCGATCATGGTTCAGCCGGGCCCGCTCGGCCGCCACGTCGGCGACCTGATCGCCTTTTTGGAAGTGTTGTCGAACGTCGATCCCGCCACGCACCACGACGTTCACCATCACGGGGGCGACCCGTTCGCCGTTCCCGCCGTTTGGCGCGATCCGCGGCAAGTCGAGATCCGGGGCTTGCGCGTCGGCGTGTGGGACGATGATCCGGTGTTCACTCCATCGCCCGGCATTCGGCGCGTCGTGCGCGAAGCGGCCGAGGCCTTGGCGCGCCTAGGCGCCGAAATCGTGCCGTTCGTTCCCGCCGAAACCGAAAACGTCTTACGGCTTTGCCTCGCGCTCATCTCCGCCAGCGGCAACCGCAACGTGCGGCGCTTGCTCGACGGCGAGCGGCCGATTCCCAACGTGGCCCGCACGCTCCGTGTCTGGGGAATGCCGGGCTGGCAACGCAAAATGGTGTCGGGCTACTACGATGCCATCGGCGAGACTTGGCGCGCGAAGCTCGTGCGCTGGTGCCGCGCCGGGAGCGCTTCCGACTATTGGGATCTCGTGCAAGAGCGCAAGGAATACGTGCGCCGCGCGACCTTGGATCTGAACCAACGGAAGATCGACGTCGTACTCGCCCCTCCCAACGGCTTGCCGGCCCTGCTCCACGACACTACTTCCGAGGCCATTCCGGCCGGCGTTTTCGCTTACTTCCCAAACCTGCTGGGGCTCCCCTCCGGCACCGTGGCGGCCTCGCGCATTCGTGCGGGGGAAGAATCGACGCGAACCGACGCGAGGGAGTCGCTCGGTGCGACCGCGCGGCGGATCGAACTCGGCAGCGCAGGTCTTCCGATCGGCGTGCAAGTGGCCGCGAGACTCTGGCGCGACGACGTCTGCCTCGCCGTAATGGAAGCCCTCGAACGGCACTTCGCCGCACAGCCCGACTATCCGCTCGCCGTGAACAGTCGATAG
- a CDS encoding FeoA domain-containing protein, translating to MHDLIPLSQVAVGRRGEIGAVLGLPDSVHRLEELGIRVGATVEMIQTGAPCIIKLAEQRLCFRSDELFSVLVRTEEAK from the coding sequence ATGCACGATCTCATTCCGTTGTCGCAAGTCGCCGTCGGCCGGCGCGGAGAGATCGGGGCCGTGCTCGGGTTGCCCGACTCCGTCCATCGCTTGGAAGAGCTCGGCATTCGAGTCGGCGCGACGGTCGAAATGATTCAAACCGGCGCTCCCTGCATCATCAAGCTCGCCGAGCAACGGCTTTGCTTCCGGAGCGACGAGCTGTTCTCGGTTTTGGTGCGCACCGAGGAAGCGAAATGA
- a CDS encoding ferrous iron transport protein A: protein MSPLSELKIGQSARVAAVAGVDEISIRLLEMGLTPGVEIKLLGAAPLGDPLEFELRGYRLSIRKSEALRVSVHLV from the coding sequence ATGAGCCCTCTCTCGGAGTTGAAAATCGGCCAGAGCGCGCGAGTCGCGGCGGTCGCCGGGGTCGACGAGATCAGCATCCGTCTGCTCGAAATGGGGCTCACGCCGGGGGTCGAGATCAAGCTGCTCGGCGCTGCGCCGCTCGGCGATCCTTTGGAATTCGAACTCCGCGGCTATCGCTTGAGCATTCGCAAGAGCGAAGCGCTGCGAGTCTCCGTCCATCTTGTTTGA
- the feoB gene encoding ferrous iron transport protein B: MPSIAPTKTITIALVGNPNTGKSTLFTALAGVRQHVGNYPGVTVEKKIGRMTHEGTSFTLVDLPGTYSLAPRSPDEMVAVDLLLGRQAESARPDAVLCVVDAGNIERNLYLVSQALELGLPTVVALNMIDVARERGTTIDVPLLSRRLGVPVVELQANRAIGIDRLKGTLLAASAAAPPTVESPFSAEFRDEVRKLESFRGPHSQLDALPRYLLERLLLDTSGYLSDTIAREDSAGLKQALVEARERLAKVGQPVPAVEAMARYGWVGKLLEGVVKRDPVRRTTLSDRIDRVLTDRVFGTAFFALMMVVVFQAVFTWAGPLMGLIESCVGLVADFVKQRMAEGALRSLLVDGIIGGVGGVIIFLPQILILFLFIGILEDCGYMARAAYLMDKLMVRVGLSGKSFIPLLSSFACAIPGVMATRVIENRRDRLTTMLIAPLMSCSARIPVYTLLIAAFIPARSWLGGWLGQQGLVMFAMYLVGIVAAVAVAWLLKRTMLRGPTPPFVMELPSYKMPAPLTVVYRMLDRGWAFLSNAGTIILAVSIVVWAALYYPHDAATIEAPFQAQKQAIESRIDSQPQGSEERKAAEEELAALENHIHGAYQRQSYLGRAGHTIEPLVRPLGWDWRIGCAAIASFPAREVVVATLGIIYDLGGDIDVDDQEQSGRLQTALAEATWDGTDRKVFNLATALSIMVFFALCAQCAATLAIIKRETNSWRWPIFTFTYMTGLAYIAALITYQVTIRLIA, translated from the coding sequence ATGCCGTCGATCGCTCCTACGAAAACCATCACGATCGCGCTCGTCGGCAATCCGAATACCGGTAAGTCGACTCTCTTCACGGCGCTCGCAGGGGTGCGGCAACACGTCGGCAACTATCCAGGCGTAACGGTCGAGAAGAAGATCGGCCGCATGACGCACGAGGGAACGTCGTTCACGCTGGTCGACTTGCCCGGCACGTACAGCCTCGCCCCGCGCTCGCCCGATGAAATGGTCGCGGTCGATCTTCTGCTCGGTCGCCAAGCCGAGAGCGCGCGACCGGACGCCGTCTTATGCGTGGTCGACGCCGGCAACATCGAGCGCAATCTGTATCTCGTCAGCCAAGCGCTCGAGCTCGGCCTGCCGACGGTCGTCGCCCTGAACATGATCGACGTCGCGCGCGAGCGCGGCACGACGATCGACGTGCCGCTCCTCTCGCGTCGGCTCGGCGTGCCGGTCGTCGAGTTGCAAGCCAACCGGGCGATCGGCATCGACCGGCTGAAGGGGACGCTGCTGGCGGCGAGCGCGGCCGCGCCGCCGACCGTCGAAAGTCCGTTTTCGGCGGAGTTCCGCGACGAAGTCCGCAAGCTCGAAAGCTTCCGCGGCCCCCACTCGCAGCTCGACGCCTTGCCGCGGTATCTCCTCGAACGGCTTTTGCTCGACACCTCGGGCTACCTCTCCGACACCATCGCACGGGAAGATTCCGCCGGCTTGAAGCAGGCGCTCGTCGAAGCCCGCGAGCGATTGGCGAAGGTCGGCCAACCGGTGCCGGCCGTGGAAGCGATGGCCCGCTACGGTTGGGTCGGCAAGCTATTGGAAGGGGTCGTGAAGCGCGACCCGGTTCGCCGCACGACGTTGTCGGATCGGATCGATCGTGTGCTGACCGATCGCGTTTTCGGCACCGCGTTCTTTGCGCTAATGATGGTCGTCGTGTTTCAGGCGGTCTTCACGTGGGCCGGCCCGTTGATGGGGCTGATCGAGTCTTGCGTGGGCCTCGTTGCTGACTTCGTCAAGCAGCGCATGGCCGAAGGAGCGCTACGGAGCTTGCTCGTCGACGGCATCATCGGCGGCGTCGGCGGCGTGATTATCTTTCTACCGCAGATCTTGATCCTCTTCTTATTCATCGGCATTTTGGAAGACTGCGGCTACATGGCCCGGGCCGCGTACCTGATGGATAAGCTGATGGTGCGCGTCGGCCTCAGCGGCAAGTCGTTTATTCCGTTGCTCTCGTCGTTCGCTTGTGCGATTCCCGGCGTCATGGCAACGCGCGTCATCGAGAACCGCCGCGACCGACTCACCACGATGCTGATCGCCCCGCTCATGAGTTGCAGCGCGCGCATCCCGGTCTATACGTTGCTGATCGCCGCGTTCATCCCGGCCCGAAGCTGGCTCGGCGGCTGGCTCGGGCAGCAAGGGCTTGTGATGTTCGCCATGTACTTGGTCGGCATCGTCGCGGCCGTGGCCGTGGCGTGGCTGCTCAAGCGGACGATGCTGCGCGGCCCGACTCCGCCGTTCGTCATGGAATTACCAAGCTATAAGATGCCTGCGCCGCTGACCGTCGTCTATCGGATGCTCGACCGGGGTTGGGCCTTCCTCAGCAACGCCGGAACGATCATCCTCGCGGTGTCGATCGTCGTGTGGGCCGCGCTCTACTACCCACACGATGCGGCCACGATCGAAGCCCCCTTTCAGGCGCAGAAGCAAGCAATCGAAAGCCGGATCGACTCGCAGCCCCAGGGCTCCGAGGAGCGCAAGGCGGCCGAAGAGGAATTGGCGGCACTCGAAAACCATATTCACGGCGCGTACCAACGCCAAAGCTATCTCGGTCGGGCCGGGCACACGATCGAGCCGCTCGTCCGTCCGCTCGGTTGGGACTGGCGCATCGGCTGCGCGGCGATCGCCTCGTTCCCGGCGCGCGAAGTGGTCGTCGCCACGCTCGGCATCATCTACGATCTCGGCGGCGACATCGACGTCGACGATCAAGAACAAAGCGGACGATTGCAGACGGCCCTCGCCGAGGCCACCTGGGACGGCACCGATCGCAAAGTGTTCAATCTCGCGACGGCCCTTTCGATCATGGTCTTCTTCGCCCTCTGCGCCCAATGCGCGGCGACGCTCGCGATCATCAAGCGCGAGACCAACTCCTGGCGCTGGCCGATTTTCACGTTCACCTACATGACCGGTTTGGCATACATAGCTGCGCTGATCACTTATCAAGTCACGATCCGACTCATCGCGTAG
- a CDS encoding FeoB-associated Cys-rich membrane protein has product MNFDLQAVAAPAIVFVAVAYLARALFRKWFGSSKPGAKAGCGSCGSCPSADSAGRREPEVVNLVSLSLAPGASTSNPATISKK; this is encoded by the coding sequence ATGAACTTCGATCTGCAAGCTGTCGCGGCCCCGGCCATTGTATTCGTGGCCGTCGCCTATCTCGCGCGCGCGCTGTTTCGCAAATGGTTCGGCTCTTCGAAACCGGGGGCTAAAGCCGGCTGCGGGTCGTGTGGTTCTTGCCCCAGCGCCGATTCGGCCGGCCGCAGGGAGCCCGAGGTGGTCAACCTCGTATCGCTCTCGCTGGCACCGGGAGCCTCGACATCGAACCCGGCGACGATCTCGAAAAAGTAA
- a CDS encoding TonB-dependent receptor plug domain-containing protein, whose product MHVGLRLIAILIACGATMRVAEQSLPAAEPLSLEPPSLEPLPLVPLPGSTDARFASAAQPFAEQQPPAAPPIFRLPETEVVAEPPDAFAVPRVAQAPTLQQRIDAIGRAQSLLGEMGSASEGMVGQAQLQYRPLLRPGEVFETIPGVIVTQHSGSGKANQWFLRGFNLDHGTDFSIKVDNVPINLPTHAHGQGYLDVNFLIPELIYSMEYKKGPYYAEQGDFSSAGGAEVRIMDRLPQNIAKAGIGSFGYYRTLFAGSSDAGAGHALYAFEYQHYDGPWVVPERFGKYNGLYKYTLGDEDFGASISTQNYYSQWTSTDQIPLRAVRSGQLSLFGTLNPTDGGVTYRSINNAQLWHRWSDTSITKVNAYAQYYQLDLYNDFTFYLDDPVNGDQFAQRDRRAIYGTMLSHQWERDVLGARTSTTIGAQLRDDDIPRVALDKTANREVLSTTRDDKVNQASLGLYASRTRWWFEDVRTIVGTRGDFYNFDVNSRTIAENSGFVAAGVWSPKASIVFGPWDKSEYFVNWGRGFHSNDARGTTTRIDPASLTAVDPVTPLVRSQGYEVGFRSSKITNLNTSLAVWYLDLGSELLFVGDAGTTEPSRASRRYGVEWANYYTINPWLRYDFDIADTHSRFVGDDPSAAGNYIPGAIGLTLNTGPTFTAQNGLFTSLRLRHFGPRPLTEDNGVRSNSTSLVDLRVGLQKKRFQCGIDVFNLLATTNHDIDYYYASRLPGEPAGGVNDIHFHPVEKTGVRGWVNLAW is encoded by the coding sequence ATGCACGTCGGTTTGCGCCTCATCGCGATTTTAATCGCCTGCGGCGCGACGATGCGCGTAGCGGAGCAGTCATTGCCGGCAGCCGAGCCGCTTTCGCTGGAGCCACCCTCACTCGAACCGTTGCCGCTGGTGCCGCTGCCGGGTTCGACCGATGCGCGGTTCGCTTCGGCAGCGCAGCCGTTTGCCGAACAGCAACCGCCGGCCGCACCACCGATCTTCCGGCTCCCTGAAACCGAGGTCGTCGCCGAACCGCCGGATGCGTTCGCGGTGCCGCGCGTCGCCCAGGCCCCGACTCTGCAACAGCGGATCGATGCGATCGGCCGGGCGCAATCGTTGCTCGGCGAGATGGGGAGCGCGTCGGAAGGAATGGTCGGACAAGCGCAGCTGCAATATCGTCCGCTGCTCCGGCCGGGTGAAGTGTTCGAGACGATCCCGGGCGTGATCGTCACGCAGCACAGCGGCTCGGGCAAAGCGAACCAATGGTTCTTGCGCGGCTTCAATCTCGACCACGGCACCGACTTCTCGATCAAGGTCGACAACGTGCCGATCAACTTGCCGACGCATGCCCACGGCCAGGGCTATCTCGACGTCAACTTCTTGATCCCCGAGTTGATCTACTCGATGGAATATAAGAAGGGACCCTACTATGCCGAGCAGGGAGACTTCAGCTCCGCCGGCGGTGCCGAAGTGCGGATCATGGATCGGCTGCCGCAGAACATCGCCAAGGCGGGGATCGGTTCGTTCGGCTACTACCGCACGCTCTTCGCCGGCTCGTCCGACGCCGGTGCCGGCCACGCGCTCTATGCGTTCGAGTATCAGCACTACGACGGCCCGTGGGTCGTGCCGGAGCGATTCGGCAAATACAACGGGCTCTACAAATACACGCTCGGCGACGAAGACTTCGGCGCCAGCATCTCGACGCAAAACTATTACTCCCAGTGGACCTCGACCGACCAGATTCCGCTGCGCGCGGTTCGGTCGGGCCAACTTTCGCTCTTTGGAACGCTCAACCCGACCGACGGCGGAGTCACGTATCGCTCGATCAACAACGCGCAACTTTGGCACCGCTGGAGCGACACGTCGATCACGAAGGTCAACGCCTATGCGCAATACTACCAACTCGATCTCTACAACGACTTCACGTTCTATCTCGACGATCCGGTGAACGGCGACCAATTCGCGCAGCGCGATCGCCGGGCCATCTACGGCACGATGCTTTCCCATCAATGGGAGCGCGACGTGCTCGGCGCGCGCACGTCGACGACGATCGGCGCGCAGCTCCGCGACGACGACATTCCCCGCGTGGCACTCGATAAGACGGCGAACCGCGAGGTGCTTTCGACGACCCGCGACGACAAGGTGAACCAAGCCTCGCTCGGGCTCTACGCCAGCCGCACCCGTTGGTGGTTCGAGGACGTGCGTACGATCGTCGGGACGCGCGGCGACTTCTACAACTTCGATGTGAACAGCCGCACGATCGCAGAGAATTCCGGCTTCGTCGCCGCCGGCGTTTGGAGCCCGAAGGCTTCGATCGTCTTCGGGCCGTGGGACAAGAGCGAGTATTTCGTGAACTGGGGCCGTGGCTTCCACTCGAACGATGCCCGCGGCACGACGACGCGCATCGATCCGGCTTCGCTGACCGCGGTCGATCCGGTAACGCCGCTGGTGCGCTCGCAGGGCTATGAAGTCGGCTTCCGCAGCTCGAAGATCACGAACCTCAACACTTCGCTCGCCGTCTGGTATCTCGATCTCGGCAGCGAGTTGCTCTTCGTCGGCGATGCGGGGACGACGGAGCCGAGCCGCGCGAGCCGGCGCTACGGCGTCGAATGGGCGAATTACTATACGATCAACCCTTGGCTCCGCTACGACTTCGACATCGCCGACACCCACTCGCGCTTCGTCGGCGACGACCCGAGCGCCGCGGGCAACTACATTCCCGGCGCGATCGGGCTGACGCTCAACACGGGCCCGACCTTCACTGCGCAAAACGGGCTGTTCACTTCGCTCCGGCTCCGGCACTTCGGCCCCAGGCCGCTCACGGAAGACAACGGCGTACGCTCGAATAGCACGTCGCTGGTCGATCTCCGCGTCGGTCTACAGAAGAAGCGCTTTCAGTGCGGGATCGACGTCTTCAACTTGCTCGCCACGACGAACCACGACATCGACTACTACTACGCCTCACGCCTGCCGGGCGAACCGGCAGGCGGCGTGAACGACATCCACTTCCATCCCGTCGAGAAGACGGGCGTACGTGGCTGGGTGAACTTAGCGTGGTAA
- a CDS encoding DUF1573 domain-containing protein gives MFRPIALLAFCCWLGFESPVRAEDWATKMFDETRYDFGKVARSAKVEHYFKFKNPYVEDVHVASVRTSCGCTTPRVSQETVKTYGEAAIIAHFNTDQFVGQRSATLTVIIDKPFYAEVQLNVAGYIRQDIILNPPFVDFNTLDVGQSAERTLELSYAGRSDWRVLGVKSGRSFLEAEAVEVSRANGQVRYQLKVQLKPGAPSGYLNEQIVLQTSDAAAPELPIGVEGRLETSLTVSPSSLFLGVLQPGQKVTKQIVVQGKQPFKITEVVASDKNFEFKTGDVAKKVHLVPIVFTAGSEPGNVNYRIQISTDLGSDVVGEIAAYAQINGPSTTAQAAPTK, from the coding sequence GTGTTTCGTCCCATTGCGCTGCTCGCGTTCTGTTGTTGGCTGGGCTTCGAGTCGCCTGTCCGTGCGGAAGACTGGGCGACGAAGATGTTCGACGAGACACGTTACGACTTCGGGAAAGTCGCGCGCAGCGCGAAGGTCGAGCACTACTTCAAGTTCAAGAACCCGTACGTGGAAGACGTGCATGTCGCGTCGGTCCGTACGAGCTGCGGTTGCACGACTCCGCGCGTCTCGCAAGAGACGGTGAAGACCTACGGCGAAGCGGCGATCATCGCGCACTTCAACACCGATCAATTCGTCGGCCAGCGGAGCGCGACGCTGACCGTGATCATCGACAAGCCGTTCTATGCCGAAGTGCAATTGAACGTCGCCGGCTACATTCGCCAAGACATTATCCTGAACCCGCCGTTCGTCGATTTCAACACGCTCGACGTCGGACAATCGGCCGAGCGGACGCTCGAGCTCAGCTATGCCGGCCGGAGTGATTGGCGCGTGCTCGGCGTGAAGAGCGGCCGCTCGTTTCTCGAAGCCGAAGCGGTCGAGGTCAGCCGCGCCAACGGTCAAGTTCGCTATCAACTCAAAGTGCAGCTCAAGCCCGGCGCTCCGAGCGGCTATCTCAACGAGCAGATCGTGCTGCAAACTTCGGACGCCGCGGCTCCGGAACTTCCGATCGGCGTCGAAGGCCGGCTGGAAACCTCGCTGACCGTGAGTCCGAGCTCGCTGTTTCTCGGCGTGTTGCAACCGGGCCAAAAGGTCACGAAGCAAATCGTCGTGCAAGGGAAGCAGCCGTTTAAGATCACGGAAGTCGTCGCTTCGGATAAGAACTTCGAGTTCAAGACCGGCGACGTCGCCAAGAAAGTGCATCTCGTGCCGATCGTCTTCACGGCCGGCTCCGAGCCGGGCAACGTGAACTATCGGATCCAGATCTCGACGGATCTCGGCTCCGACGTCGTCGGCGAGATCGCGGCCTATGCTCAGATCAACGGCCCCTCGACGACGGCCCAAGCGGCGCCGACGAAGTAG